A window of the Cannabis sativa cultivar Pink pepper isolate KNU-18-1 chromosome X, ASM2916894v1, whole genome shotgun sequence genome harbors these coding sequences:
- the LOC133032391 gene encoding uncharacterized protein LOC133032391, with protein sequence MEKLAQYLRSFELQRGIIGNTVDELQYQLISALNKLRNDFDTNQSLLHSIFNEIVQREKELVIKEKHMKDGVLHFNTEYARITELKESQLDKVQRCYENCLKELNLKKEEFEVVASKTKQEEERLEAIRKSVKECSCQLELEKKEVEYVKVCKESNIASIKKSKVDMESFVKLKEEEMWSKLEELELLEIHVKDIFKEAELKVKSVSSAQKYLQEQMSKHQQKELEFDKKVDEFKQNLQQLELEKSAWLAEKDKHKNNMFVRIEEQDVEVTIQNLIEIEEVIHAVTLICELKLTHKFSPMPLLLDYINHAENQTSIVCGGERSNKDKIKATKKEIALLKVVKKCVQNCNLQSVFPRLEFYQLGERLIRLEGKLKLYNHDEPSRKRKGHHSNVSQRIKIKYPQKY encoded by the exons ATGGAGAAGTTAGCACAATATTTAAGATCCTTTGAGCTGCAGCGGGGTATTATCGGAAACACAGTTGACGAGTTACAATATCAACTTATTTCAGCATTGAATAAATTGAGGAATGACTTTGATACAAATCAAAGTTTGCTACACTCCATCTTTAATGAGATTGTGCAACGTGAGAAAGAATTGGTCATCAAAGAGAAGCATATGAAAGATGGAGTACTCCATTTTAACACTGAGTATGCAAGAATTACTGAGTTGAAAGAAAGCCAATTGGATAAGGTGCAAAGATGTTATGAAAACTGCTTGAAggaattaaatttgaaaaaagagGAGTTTGAAGTTGTTGCAAGTAAAACCAAACAAGAAGAGGAAAGACTCGAGGCGATTCGAAAGTCTGTAAAGGAATGCTCTTGTCAACTTGAATTGGAAAAGAAAGAAGTTGAGTATGTTAAAGTATGCAAAGAGAGCAATATTGCCTCAATCAAGAAATCAAAGGTGGATATGGAAAGTTTTgtgaaattgaaggaagaagaaatgtGGTCTAAATTGGAAGAGCTTGAATTGTTGGAGATACATGTCAAAGATATCTTTAAAGAGGCAGAGTTGAAAGTGAAGAGTGTATCTTctgcccaaaaatatttacaagaacAAATGAGTAAACACCAACAAAAAGAGTTGGAATTTGACAAAAAAGTTGATGAATTTAAACAAAATCTGCAACAGTTGgagttagaaaaatcagcatgGTTGGCTGAGAAAGACAAACACAAAAACAATATGTTTGTAAGGATTGAAGAACAAG ATGTGGAAGTAACTATTCAAAACCTCATTGAAATAGAGGAGGTTATTCATGCTGTTACTCTCATTTGTGAACTCAAATTAACTCACAAGTTTTCGCCCATGCCACTACTGCTTGATTACATCAACCATGCTGAGAATCAAACCTCCATTGTTTGTGGAGGAGAGAGATCAAACAAAGACAAG ATTAAAGCCACTAAGAAAGAAATAGCTCTATTGAAAGTAGTGAAGAAGTGTGTTCAAAATTGCAATCTCCAATCAGTTTTCCCAAGACTCGAATTCTACCAACTGGGTGAGCGCCTTATCCGTTTGGAAGGGAAGCTTAAACTATATAACCATGATGAACCCTCCAGAAAAAGAAAAGGCCACCATTCAAACGTTAGCCAACGGATTAAAATCAAGTATCCTCAGAAATATTGA
- the LOC115699539 gene encoding uncharacterized protein LOC115699539 translates to MRAFTTTTTITREGLLFLLFLLVTNLSLSECSPHCKAWLVQSIPTDMPHLHRVPGVLSTGDVFQWLAGNSTHRLDIIAQYWQLIASPKNPKSGDYGYSKKDLQRFGAKQGADVYKALDKAANRNVSIRLLSHSGVYPEFTKEPTELASGRPNVKTVTLLLDQWWGSGIVHAKVWISDRRDVYIGSANNDWKSLTQVKEVGIYLVGCSRIAKKVEAYFNNLWTLSALNSSHLTRTISDQQWQINRKVPCWSHFIETDSRCREPFPPVVKIPHVVGYPIISDPVLFKLPIQTPGNNYSTSELQSSYLSFSPPEVSFGRYQADEQAWLETIKSVSNRATLRISTMDWLGQSQYTKQTVYWSSLSSAVSEVVFSKQAKVKILVAYWDHFINNTDQYLKSLLYSNVLCSSSKYNKCHGKVEIKYYMVPGFNLTGPAISHGKKTGNVYPGYTRVNHGKYAVSDVRAHIGTSNLVWDYFYTTAGVSFGTNNTALVSQLQHIFDADWNSPYAIPIEELEDGLSCSS, encoded by the exons ATGAGAGCTTTCACCACTACAACTACAATTACAAGAGAAGGACTCCTCttccttctctttcttcttgtaACCAATCTTTCTCTCTCCGAATGTTCACCCCATTGCAAAGCCTGGCTCGTCCAGTCAATCCCAACCGATATGCCACACCTCCATCGTGTACCTGGAGTCCTCTCTACTG GAGACGTATTCCAATGGCTTGCTGGGAATTCAACTCATCGATTGGACATAATCGCACAGTATTGGCAGCTGATTGCTTCTCCTAAAAATCCTAAGTCAGGGGATTATGGATACTCCAAAAAGGATTTACAGAGATTTGGTGCTAAGCAAGGTGCTGATGTTTATAAAGCTTTAGATAAAGCTGCTAATAGAAATGTTAGTATCAG gTTACTATCTCACTCGGGAGTATATCCTGAGTTTACCAAAGAACCAACGGAGCTTGCTTCAGGAAGACCAAACGTAAAGACTGTAACTTTATTACTTGATCAATGGTGGGGTTCAGGTATAGTTCATGCTAAAGTATGGATTTCAGATCGTCGAGATGTTTATATTGGATCTGCAAATAATGACTGGAAATCTTTAACTCAG GTGAAAGAAGTTGGAATTTATCTTGTTGGCTGTTCAAGAATAGCCAAAAAGGTAGAAGCCTATTTTAACAACCTATGGACACTTTCAGCTCTCAATTCTTCACATCTTACCAGAACCATATCGGATCAACAGTGGCAGATTAACCGAAAAGTGCCTTGTTGGTCACATTTCATCGAAACAGACAGCAGGTGTAG GGAACCTTTTCCACCAGTTGTGAAAATTCCTCATGTAGTGGGATATCCCATCATATCAGATCCTGTCTTGTTTAAATTACCAATTCAAACTCCTGGAAATAACTATTCAACTTCTGAGCTTCAGTCCAGCTATCTCTCTTTCTCCCCTCCAGAG GTATCATTTGGCAGGTACCAGGCTGATGAGCAGGCATGGTTAGAAACTATCAAATCTGTTAGTAACAGAGCCACTTTGAGGATAAGTACCATGGATTGGCTTGGCCAATCTCAATATACAAAGCAAACAGTTTACTGGTCATCTCTTTCCTCTGCAGTATCTGAG GTTGTGTTCTCAAAGCAAGCAAAAGTGAAGATATTGGTGGCATACTGGGATCATTTCATCAACAACACAGACCAATATCTCAAGTCACTCCTCTACTCCAATGTACTATGTTCTTcatcaaaatacaataaatgtcATGGGAAAGTTGAGATCAAATACTACATGGTTCCTGGTTTCAACTTGACAGGACCAGCCATTAGTCATGGGAAAAAGACTGGAAATGTTTACCCTGGTTATACCAGGGTGAACCATGGAAAGTATGCTGTAAGTGATGTACGAGCTCATATCGGAACAAGCAATCTAGTGTGGGATTATTTTTACACAACTGCAGGAGTGAGCTTTGGCACTAATAACACTGCCCTTGTTTCTCAATTACAACatatctttgatgctgattggAATTCCCCATATGCAATTCCTATTGAAGAGTTGGAAGATGGTCTTTCATGTTCAAGTTAA